A DNA window from Camelina sativa cultivar DH55 chromosome 13, Cs, whole genome shotgun sequence contains the following coding sequences:
- the LOC104736949 gene encoding major pollen allergen Ole e 10-like, producing the protein MGRMSSVLTILFIFLSSVMINHLHVASSTQWCVARLTATNAQLQSNINFGCSEGVDCSPIQPGGSCFIPNTLINHASFVMNAYYQSHGRTKKACSFKKTGTFAVTDPSFGSCVYGS; encoded by the coding sequence ATGGGCAGAATGTCATCGGTTTTGACAATCCTTTTCATCTTTCTATCTTCAGTCATGATCAACCATCTCCATGTGGCCAGCTCTACACAATGGTGTGTAGCAAGACTGACAGCAACGAATGCGCAATTgcaatcaaatattaattttggaTGTAGTGAAGGAGTTGATTGTAGTCCAATCCAACCTGGTGGATCATGCTTTATTCCTAATACTCTTATAAATCATGCATCATTTGTGATGAACGCTTATTATCAGAGCCATGGTCGTACCAAAAAAGCTTGTAGTTTCAAAAAGACTGGCACATTTGCTGTTACGGATCCTAGTTTTGGTAGTTGTGTGTATGGATCTTAG